AATAGGAGAGAACACAGCACCAGGAACACAAGGACTGAACAGCTGGGGAATAAACAGATATAGAGGGCCATGTCCTCCAACAAAAACTAAACACAGATACTACTTCAATATTTACGCTCTAGACACAACACTTAACTTAGCACCAGGATCAAGAAAGCAAGAAGTCATAGACGCCATGCAAAACCACATCATAGACGAAGGAGCATTATTAGGATACTACGAAAGATAATAAAAATCGCTGCTCC
The Candidatus Woesearchaeota archaeon DNA segment above includes these coding regions:
- a CDS encoding YbhB/YbcL family Raf kinase inhibitor-like protein; translated protein: MQIRATAFNNKENIPDKYTCDGEDINPALKIEQIPTNTKSLVLIVEDPDAQGGNWTHWLVYNIEPNKIIGENTAPGTQGLNSWGINRYRGPCPPTKTKHRYYFNIYALDTTLNLAPGSRKQEVIDAMQNHIIDEGALLGYYER